Proteins encoded within one genomic window of Leishmania major strain Friedlin complete genome, chromosome 2:
- a CDS encoding conserved hypothetical protein (previous protein_id=AAZ10024.1), whose protein sequence is MAMEEAAQEVRRILCQNDVEETLNYLSTVTRCIEDNQHDLRAVIGNSYRDLLGACDGVVGMERDCADILTIEEAMERASATRDGDGRGNAEMDTEPFLPPSWFAVRLRRQRRAAATTLTTTADNNNTASSDKSPRLSATKGFAVTNGGTRSEGDRGASATTAAAAADHGAHRGRKTEFNAALALPTVDLPLPHAAPTHTSTQCAHRDAVVVDEETGPAALAAQRMRLDDELQALHLDYMTLASATASMARGAAAADAELSSLLADSSALTSLLRPAHQHDEQQDRHSPGPSHHAASDAVALSAASGEKREAPLRALERDQPLVRLARRLHRVQASLRVYAGGNSGAQSAQCVSDPATASSAALAGLSVDSTLHSANRPPSWATGIQRRATALEARLVKLMLLRLRRAADDYASLTEQVSKVPSGADLGEPLTEARAMRAAEERHRMYVWVVFTQCHAALWALRDSPTLVNALVACAPGAALPAKRACPSGIAGTESAAAPPTMASLDSAVDTLFQLATQDVRVVVSAVMDGAVSVASVPAGRTAGDEALPGAADPCRMLLAFLAVLLLRESQLSAARWAAVAPSLLPAALPSSGAQPAVTPADASPQPPPVLPDGSVGNQSTNAVVGRTSNCAKSEGGAPPSSHTATSPEARVFATATHLWALGLAAATADGPKASTAASVATGSGTSNTAWALRCFSGLAHLLRAFADYVDLVQAALAEVASTPAVLDKETAALYLLQRICVAAAAAAEEQLGATDYGTSAAALARREDERPTFPTPAMASGARSLDELLQWRLRTVCGSAAAEGVPGDGPGTPHGSLMAAGAGVLPPPIGSNGTPMTPMGGPDGVTSAKVLSGVAPSHSGAVARRRAYVELLRASVNTVDELQASGASATALGGRSLSVRADVAATENTSATSAAAELVPPLRLVCHQLLAPFVSSLVVLLARDPVALAVYGEGQSNPDIRPAMQAARDALERLLPNGTQQCSLSGTQGTRMPSSFSGLGQTWAAVSAARWWELVEQTTMRAALQRCVTVALESVGFVEACISQGLAASAYRMLQSSAESSQTKLEHRVSSAGGGGDTSRGPTGASALECTWSALFSVLRLHALSTVDSLSGAGGAGSLEGAEISSGTETGHGAVHECDGATTSASISGHTGRRGERGSLSSAMTGICWDRFRPRTATGAADSAHRSFGTTSGDSIFREEGLEWGRAAYQAAQLPLSALPDATNAKRTEQQQQQQQQQQTRGGAAVDAGLSASQQAQLAKILSGMRDKLFPDWVVRGIDENETTSGTRPGALHMNGHAAELLHRCLLTLVEAVQAQTASVQASASKDSAGSLPSTPPLLHMRIVGWLKDALHRVEVQLRDAEPSAPLNGANATVVHSYELSLLVRVYLEVLQRLQMVALPSEATKVRQLCTEAEDLYERAQTPWQDMLTQFYRAALQQAYHSVLRLRESGAEELRHSAAASRAGAALRRMTHLMDSAAWVRAPMAGPTAPDGNNPSGSHGVAYPVQPTPAVMTLTQVVLRYFHQALYGAPSVFSDWPVPFMSFPSRTGAAYSAASVPEQGQSGAASAAASVGFRDDRGCRLHVLVTGKVQQRALERLAATSAELYEFELCPLVDVVGGNGDSGVAARFSALPAGNAAPTTAAAKQNQADDLRLQWYMDVLFTSSVWCAGSVSEGGSSSSAGLFAPDTGGSGVGVDATACVAEGLLRRVVRHLESTCDPVRWRSGVPLILAAYRQFVSASALLWVAHSKERRDAAAGDTRNEGAPCATSVAAAAAARPFSATGAMAAEPPLTERLLLPREEVNRLALLPIAASSSAALAAASIGAGGTPSEAAARAAALAPQTYSLLSPRASELNPCAPSSSSSVGVPPAGPYCFGGPSSALAAAAAAGASGGVGINSLLRPANGGHSASEALLLGGIGAADMIGVGEVSVPAGSSSAAAASSLWGTTQRGWSQLWGTS, encoded by the coding sequence ATGGCCATGGAGGAGGCTGCGCAGGAGGTGCGGCGCATCCTCTGTCAGAATGACGTGGAGGAGACACTCAACTATCTTTCTACCGTTACGCGATGCATCGAGGACAACCAGCACGACCTTCGTGCGGTTATCGGCAACTCGTATCGAGATCTTCTCGGCGCCTGCGATGGCGTGGTGGGAATGGAGAGGGACTGCGCAGACATCCTGACCATTGAAGAGGCGATGGAACGGGCTAGTGCGACACGTGACGGAGACGGCCGCGGCAACGCTGAGATGGACACTGAGCCGTTTCTGCCGCCCTCATGGTTTGCCGTGCGCCTTCGGCGACAgaggcgcgcagcagcgactaCACTCACGACCACCGCTGACAACAACAATACCGCCTCGAGCGATAAATCGCCGCGCCTGTCGGCGACGAAAGGGTTTGCCGTCACCAACGGCGGAACGAGAAGTGAGGGCGATCGCGGCGCGAGCGcgaccaccgcggcggcggcggcagatcATGGCGCGCATAGAGGAAGGAAGACGGAGTTCaacgctgcgctggcgctgccaaCCGTCGACTTGCCCTTGCCACACGCAGCACCaacgcacacgagcacacagTGCGCACACCGCGAtgctgtggtggtggacgAAGAGACGGGCCCAGCTGctctcgcggcgcagcggatgcGCTTGGACGATGAACTGCAGGCGTTGCACCTCGATTACATGACGCTGGCGTCAGCAACGGCCTCGATGGCGAggggcgcagcggcggccgatGCCGAGCTGTCGAGCCTCCTCGCCGACTCCAGTGCGCTGACGTCTTTGCTGCGTCCGGCGCACCAACATGACGAGCAGCAGGACCGTCACTCCCCAGGTccttcgcaccacgcggcgAGTGATGCCGTCGCACTCTCCGCTGCAAGCGGAGAAAAACGCGAGGCCCCTCTGCGCGCCCTGGAGCGAGATCAACCCCTTGTCCGTCTTGCGCGtcggctgcaccgcgtgcAAGCGTCCCTTCGCGTTTACGCaggcggcaacagcggcgcacaGTCTGCCCAGTGCGTCAGCGAccccgccaccgcatcgtcagcggcgctggccggCTTAAGCGTGGATAGCACGTTGCACTCCGCTAACCGGCCTCCGTCGTGGGCCACCGGCATTCAGCGCCGAGCGACGGCCCTCGAGGCGCGACTGGTTAAACTGATGTTgctgcgtctgcgccgtGCGGCTGACGACTACGCGTCGCTTACCGAGCAGGTGTCGAAGGTCCCATCCGGGGCTGATCTGGGGGAGCCCTTGACGGAGGCGAGGGCCATGCGAGCAGCCGAAGAGCGCCACCGgatgtatgtgtgggtggtCTTTACGCAATGCCACGCCGCTCTGTGGGCCCTCCGCGACTCACCTACGCTCGTGAACGCCCtcgtggcgtgtgcgccagGTGCAGCACTGCCGGCGAAGCGTGCGTGTCCGTCAGGGATAGCAGGCACGGAgtctgcggcagcgcccccGACAATGGCGTCACTTGATAGCGCTGTGGATACGTTGTTCCAGCTGGCCACGCAGGACGTGAGGGTCGTCGTTTCGGCGGTCATGGACGGAGCGGTGTCGGTCGCCTCCGTGCCTGCCGGTCGCACGGCTGGCGATGAGGCACTTCCCGGTGCAGCTGATCCGTGCCGGATGCTGCTGGCGTTTttggcggtgttgctgctgcgcgagagTCAACTGAGCGCGGCGCGGTGGGCTGCTGTGGCTCCGTCGTTACTGCCGGCTGCGCTCCCGAGTTCCGGCGCGCAGCCGGCAGTAACGCCGGCGGATGCTTCTCCACAGCCGCCCCCCGTTCTCCCCGACGGCAGCGTAGGAAACCAGAGCACGAATGCGGTGGTGGGCCGTACATCGAACTGCGCGAAGTCCGAgggcggtgcgccgccgtcatcgcaCACGGCGACTTCGCCCGAGGCGCGCGTCTTTGCGACCGCCACGCACTTATGGGCGTTGGGGTTGGCGGCAGCTACAGCCGACGGTCCCAAggcgtcgacagcggcgtctgTGGCGACAGGCAGCGGGACGTCAAACACGGCTTGGGCCTTGCGGTGCTTTTCAGGCCTCGCGCATCTGCTTCGAGCCTTTGCCGACTACGTCGATCTGGTGCAGGCCGCCTTGGCCGAGGTAGCCTCGACGCCAGCGGTGCTTGATAAGGAAACGGCTGCTTTATacttgctgcagcgcatctgcgtagcagctgcggcggcggccgaggagcagctcgGAGCCACTGACTacggcaccagcgctgccgctctcgcgcGCCGCGAGGACGAACGGCCGACATTCCCCACCCCTGCCATGGCTTCTGGTGCGCGGTCGCTggatgagctgctgcagtggcgctTGCGCACGGTCTGcgggagcgctgctgccgagggTGTGCCTGGGGACGGTCCCGGCACCCCACACGGCTCCCTCATGGCGGCGGGCGCCGGCGTCCTTCCACCGCCCAtcggcagcaacggcacgCCGATGACGCCGATGGGCGGCCCTGATGGCGTCACGTCGGCAAAAGTGCTTTCCGGtgtggcgccgtcgcactCAGGAGCGGTGGCTCGACGGCGTGCGTACGTGGAGCTACTCCGGGCGAGCGTGAACACGGTTGACGAGTTGCAAGCGAGTGGCGCATCAGCAACGGCCTTGGGAGGGCGCTCGCTTTCCGTCCGCGCAGATGTCGCTGCAACAGAAAACAcgtccgccacctccgcagcggcagagttggtgccgccgctgcggcttgTGTGCCAtcagctgctcgcgcctTTTGTGTCGtcgctggtggtgctgcttgcgcgcgatccggtggcgctggcggtgtACGGTGAAGGTCAGAGCAACCCGGACATCAGGCCTGCGATGCAAGCGGCGCGCGACGCTCTGGAACGACTGCTGCCGAACGGCACGCAGCAGTGTTCGCTATCTGGCACGCAGGGCACCCGGATGCCATCTAGCTTTTCCGGCCTAGGGCAGACATGGGCAGCTGTCAGtgcggcgcggtggtggGAGCTGGTGGAGCAGACGACcatgcgcgcggcgctgcagaggtGCGTGACCGTTGCCTTGGAGTCTGTCGGCTTTGTGGAGGCCTGCATTTCACAGGGCCTAGCAGCCTCTGCATACCGCATGCTGCAGAGCAGTGCTGAGAGCAGCCAAACCAAGCTTGAGCATCGAgtgagcagcgccggcggaggcggcgacacCTCTCGCGGCCCCACCGGTGCATCAGCGCTAGAGTGCACATGGTCTGCACTCTTCTCCGTACTTCGCCTGCATGCGCTCTCGACCGTGGACTCGTTGAGTGGCGCCGGTGGGGCAGGTTCGCTTGAAGGCGCTGAAATATCAAGTGGTACGGAGACGGGGCACGGTGCCGTCCATGAGTGTGATGGGGCCACCACCTCAGCGTCGATCAGTGGACACACTGGACGCCGTGGCGAGAGGGGCAGCCTGTCGTCCGCGATGACTGGCATCTGCTGGGACCGTTTCCGGCCGCGAACAGCAACGGGAGCCGCTGACAGCGCACACAGGTCGTTCGGCACGACCTCAGGCGACAGCATTTTTCGCGAAGAAGGGCTGGAGTGGGGCCGCGCAGCATAccaggcggcgcagctgcctcTGTCAGCGTTGCCCGATGCGACGAACGCGAAGAggacggagcagcagcagcagcaacagcagcagcagcagactcggggcggcgcagcagttGACGCTGGGCTGAGCGCctcgcagcaggcgcagctcgCGAAGATCTTAAGTGGCATGCGCGACAAGCTGTTTCCTGACTGGGTAGTGCGCGGTATTGATGAGAACGAGACGACAAGCGGTACCCGGCCCGGCGCTCTTCACATGAACGGCCAcgctgcggagctgctgcatcggTGTCTGCTGACCCTCGTAGAGGCTGTGCAGGCGCAGACTGCCTCGGTGCAGGCATCGGCTAGTAAGGACAGTGCAGGATCACTGCCgtcaacgccgccgctgctgcacatgcgCATTGTGGGGTGGCTAAAGGATGCGCTCCATCGTGTagaggtgcagctgcgcgatgcCGAGCCGAGCGCGCCCCTCAACGGGGCTAATGCGACAGTGGTGCACAGCTACGAGCTGTCGCTCCTCGTGCGCGTGTACTTGGAGGTGCTGCAACGACTGCAGATGGTGGCTCTGCCAAGCGAGGCGACGAAGGTACGGCAACTGTGCACCGAGGCAGAGGATCTCTACGAACGGGCTCAGACGCCGTGGCAAGACATGCTAACCCAGTTTTATCGAGCGGCCCTTCAGCAAGCATACCACTCGGTGTTACGGCTGCGTGAGAGCGGAGCCGAGGAGCTGAGGCACTCTGCAGCGGCCAGTcgtgccggtgcggcgctgcgtcgcatGACGCACTTGATGGACTCGGCTGCGTGGGTTCGCGCGCCGATGGCGGGCCCCACCGCGCCAGATGGCAACAATCCCAGCGGGAGTCACGGGGTCGCCTATCCGGTGCAGCCTACTCCCGCTGTCATGACGCTGACCCAGGTGGTCCTACGCTACTTCCACCAGGCGCTGTACGGTGCGCCAAGCGTGTTTAGCGACTGGCCGGTGCCCTTCATGTCGTTTCCATCTCGCACTGGAGCTGCATACAGCGCCGCTTCTGTACCCGAGCAAGGACAGAGTGgcgccgcctcagcagcagcgtcggtAGGCTTTCGCGACGACAGGGGATGCCGCTTGCATGTGTTGGTGACAGGGAAGGttcagcagcgtgcgctggagcgCCTTGCCGCGACATCGGCGGAGCTCTACGAATTCGAGCTCTGCCCCCTCGTCGACGTGGTAGGTGGGAACGGTGACAGCGGAGTTGCGGCACGTTTCAGTGCGCTGCCAGCGGGGAACGCTGcgcccaccaccgctgccgccaagcAGAACCAGGCGGACGACCTGCGCTTGCAGTGGTACATGGATGTCCTTTTCACTTCCTCCGTGTGGTGTGCAGGGAGCGTGAgcgagggcggcagcagcagcagcgccgggctCTTCGCGCCCGACACAGGCGGTAGCGGCGTTGGCGTGGACGCCACTGCTTGCGTGGCGGAAGGACTGTTGCGGCGCGTCGTGCGCCACCTTGAGAGCACGTGCGATCcggtgcggtggcgcagcggcgttcCGCTTATTCTCGCCGCGTATCGTCAGTTTGTCTCGGCGAGTGCACTCCTGTGGGTAGCGCACAGCAAGGAGCGccgcgatgctgctgcgggcgACACGCGCAACGAGGGAGCGCCCTGCGCTACCtcggtggctgctgccgcagcggcacgacCGTTtagcgccaccggcgcgaTGGCTGCCGAGCCCCCCTTGACTGAGAGGCTTCTCCTTCCACGTGAGGAGGTGAACCGTCTGGCACTGCTGCCGATtgcggcgtcgtcgagcgcggcgctggctGCCGCCTCTATAGGGGCCGGTGGCACGCCGTCtgaggctgctgcgcgtgctgcagccctCGCCCCGCAGACTTACTCACTTCTATCGCCGAGGGCGTCGGAGTTGAATCCGTGTGCaccctcgtcgtcttcgtccgTTGGCGTGCCGCCCGCTGGGCCGTATTGTTTTGGCGGTCCCTCGTCTGctctggctgctgctgcggcggcgggggccagcggtggcgttggCATAAACTCCCTTCTTCGCCCCGCCAACGGCGGCCACAGCGCTTCGGAGGCCTTGCTGCTTGGCGGCATTGGTGCAGCGGACATGATCGGGGTAGGTGAGGTCTCCGTCCCGGCGGGTTCgagctcggcggcggcagccagcTCACTGTGGGGCACCACCCAACGAGGATGGAGTCAACTGTGGGGCACGAGCTGA
- a CDS encoding conserved hypothetical protein (previous protein_id=AAZ10023.1) — protein MEFRWAAEGKTEELRQWLRKHPERVNVPSKDSNMTLLYTCISNSDHTNLASLQAGWSCCLSTVRMLCEEYKADVLAPNGGTCNTALHLAASTGAVSILRYLVEVLRTPVDCTNTFGERPVQVAERHGQTECARILAAAAATAASAQSRERAAERCMPVQQTPPGGPHDAAAGALEGGSGRFQKVTVSDSDDDDAWRKTSNGGAGAALSQGGLGRERSTDGAGPPSLSTQAMQRGGSSNGATAPFISLDGRSVSAVVGEARPPPPSRNPNEASAGNAPGSVGVPFMRASSDCSAFSTLPTPVRSRKEYDISSSRILANPDLQGFRFAYGDGFKYIQCSDHYEIRGILPYTYRGTVYYTPVIISVYAPTSATDSSENPTGGGPAGGSGAADAALSNRDRPFPFMGPAGARASKAVSPASNTTAKTYVYCRYRVCINIQSLNGFAISRRAEYVDPISGAIIPAPGDDKYQTLTTYIRNVVVRNFEAVPPLILPTSSYAFPARPNVSQLGSSGSADVYHHHHSHNAPAFMKSALPKRSAAHIRCATLLRDLSRFGDGLARYVPSKHRIIAYVPIFSEHKAAVLAMPQERPYATTVGQSPQPAVANAAAAGATTFSAESVAPVAGGKAGVTQQVAVEAVAELQVRVVIQFSPTRIGGAAGEGDAATDGEACVYAQPPRIYLVDAAASPSTILRDGAAPATAGAAGAPLFSSAPSSLTAQCFAGIIKDRETGEVFAEVLRLSQDSWSASGSVYDILVELQRALRGVLESFAMSYTGRNAGSPPARQEQPSSGSVDCMADSPRGAPVVPSTLDILFSSPTTQAQLSPSGASGDVSGAVQRSSAGYCLYCVQPLHPSRVLLQPCGHGGLCGLCVQRLQSHCREEVFACPVCRGAVQNVLEVFL, from the coding sequence ATGGAGTTCCGCTGGGCGGCGGAAGGCAAAACAGAAGAGCTACGGCAGTGGCTGCGCAAGCACCCCGAGCGGGTGAATGTGCCATCGAAAGACTCCAACATGACGCTGCTCTACACGTGTATCTCGAACAGCGACCACACCAACTTGGCGTCTCTCCAAGCAGGGTGGTCCTGCTGTCTCAGCACGGTTCGGATGCTGTGCGAGGAGTACAAGGCGGATGTACTGGCCCCGAACGGCGGCACCTGCAACACAGCCCTCCACCTTGCTGCCTCAACCGGCGCGGTCAGCATTCTGCGCTACCTggtcgaggtgctgcgcacaCCCGTAGACTGCACCAACACGTTTGGTGAGCGGCCGGTGCAGGTGGCAGAGCGCCACGGGCAAACTGAGTGCGCCAGAATTttggcagctgctgccgccacggcagcctcAGCGCAGAGCCGAGAGCGAGCGGCGGAGCGTTGCATGCCGGTGCAACAGACACCGCCGGGTGGGCCacacgacgctgccgccggcgccctTGAAGGCGGGAGTGGGCGATTCCAGAAGGTGACGGTTTCggacagcgacgatgacgacgcgtGGAGGAAAACCAGCAACGGTGGAGCGGGCGCGGCACTCAGCCAAGGCGGATTGGGCCGCGAGCGGTCCACTGACGGCGCCGGTCCGCCTTCGTTGTCCACACAGGCTATGcaacgcggcggcagcagcaacggtgcCACAGCGCCCTTCATTTCCTTAGATGGCAGATCTGTCTCTGCAGTGGTCGGCGAGGCGcgtccgccaccgcccaGTCGCAACCCCAACGAGGCAAGCGCCGGCAACGCGCCAGGCAGCGTCGGTGTACCGTTCATGCGCGCCTCATCCGACTGCTCTGCTTTTTCAACGCTGCCGACGCCCGTGCGGTCGCGCAAGGAGTACGACATCTCCAGCTCTCGCATCTTGGCCAACCCGGACCTGCAGGGGTTCCGCTTCGCCTACGGCGACGGCTTCAAGTACATCCAGTGCAGCGACCACTACGAGATTCGAGGCATCCTGCCCTACACCTACCGCGGCACCGTGTACTACACCCCTGTGATTATTTCCGTCTACGCACCTACCTCGGCAACAGACTCGTCCGAGAACCCGACGGGCGGCGGCCCGGccgggggcagcggcgctgccgatgccgctCTCAGCAACCGTGACAGGCCGTTTCCGTTCATGGGGCctgcaggcgcacgcgcgtcgaAGGCGGTATCTCCTGCATCCAACACGACAGCGAAGACATACGTGTACTGCCGCTACCGTGTGTGCATCAACATACAGAGCCTCAACGGCTTTGCTATTAGTCGCCGGGCCGAGTACGTCGACCCGATCAGCGGCGCCATCATCCCGGCACCGGGGGATGACAAGTACCAGACGCTGACCACGTACATCCGCAACGTGGTCGTGCGTAACTTCGAggccgtgccgccgctcatTCTGCCGACAAGCAGCTACGCCTTCCCCGCGCGGCCCAACGTCAGCCAGCtaggcagcagcggcagcgctgacgtctaccaccaccaccactctcACAACGCACCAGCGTTCATGAAGAGCGCGCTGCCCAAGCGCTCTGCAGCCCACATCCGCTGTGCCACTCTTCTCCGTGATCTCTCGCGGTTTGGTGACGGACTTGCACGGTACGTTCCGTCGAAGCACCGCATCATCGCCTACGTGCCCATCTTCAGCGAGCacaaggcggcggtgctcgcgATGCCACAGGAGCGGCCTTACGCCACCACGGTTGGGCAAAGCCCGCAACCTGCCGTCGccaacgctgccgctgccggtgcgacGACTTTCTCAGCGGAAAGTGTGGCTCCCGTCGCTGGAGGCAAGGCTGGGGTGACGCAGCAGGTGGCTGtagaggcggtggcggagctgcaggtgcgcgtgGTTATTCAGTTCTCCCCGACCCGTATCGGTGGCGCCgcgggcgagggcgacgCTGCGACAGACGGCGAGGCTTGCGTCTACGcccagccgccgcgcattTACCTCGTCGATGCGGCGGCCAGCCCATCGACGATCCTGCgcgacggtgcggcgcccgccaccgccggtgctgctggggcACCTCTATTCTCGTCCGCGCCCTCATCCCTAACTGCGCAGTGCTTCGCCGGCATCATCAAAGACAGGGAGACGGGAGAGGTGTTCGCAGAGGTCCTCCGCCTCTCGCAGGATTCGTGGAGCGCCAGCGGATCGGTGTACGACATTCttgtggagctgcagcgtgccCTACGAGGTGTGTTGGAGTCCTTTGCCATGAGCTACACGGGCAGGAACGCCGGttcgccgccggcgaggcAGGAGCAGCCGTCTTCGGGCTCCGTTGATTGCATGGCCGACTCGCCCCGCGGTGCACCGGTGGTGCCGTCGACACTGGATATCCTTTTCTCATCACCGACGACACAAGCCCAGCTGAGCCCGAGCGGGGCGAGTGGCGACGTCAGCGGTGCCGTtcagagaagcagcgccggGTACTGCCTCTACTGCgtccagccgctgcatccatcccgcgtgctgctgcagccatGCGGGCACGGCGGACTTTGTGGGTTgtgcgtgcagcggctgcagagTCACTGCAGAGAGGAGGTGTTCGCCTGCCCcgtgtgccgcggcgccgtccaGAATGTGCTGGAGGTCTTTCTATAA
- a CDS encoding conserved hypothetical protein (previous protein_id=AAZ10022.1): protein MTSGPNNTTNIYDPIEVARANPYFKRNHMGQVTCTLCGIYCPEENNFLKHIAGKTHALQLERRQHKELRHLRLQEEERLNTEAEERARKEEALLALSGGQAGSGAAGGAGALSSAAAAAANARFGTPLYSFRTEHDEVAYRTKVWIEVMFTQAEEGTRPLHRWLSAREQHVEKPPDDYFVYLLFACEGYTTVALKFPAKANRSQPRDVLEEADGSTSEAYWCSWDPLQKVYTLFFALSR from the coding sequence ATGACCTCGGGGCCGAATAACACCACCAACATCTACGACCCTATCGAGGTCGCTCGAGCGAATCCGTACTTCAAGCGGAACCACATGGGCCAGGTGACCTGCACGCTCTGCGGTATCTACTGCCCCGAGGAGAACAACTTTCTGAAGCACATCGCCGGCAAGACGCACGCGCTACAGCTTGAGCGGCGTCAGCACAAGGAGCTGCGTCACCTTCGGCTGCAGGAAGAAGAGCGACTGAACACTGAGGCGGAAGAGCGGGCGCGTAAAGAGGAAGCGCTGCTGGCTCTGAGCGGTGGGCaggcgggcagcggcgcggcaggtggtgctggcgcgctgagctctgcggccgctgctgctgcgaatGCCCGTTTCGGTACCCCGCTGTATTCCTTCCGGACGGAGCACGACGAGGTGGCGTATCGCACCAAGGTCTGGATCGAGGTGATGTTCACGCAGGCCGAGGAGGGCACACGTCCACTGCATCGCTGGCTGTCGgcgcgcgagcagcacgTTGAGAAGCCGCCGGATGACTACTTCGTGTATCTACTGTTCGCTTGCGAGGGGTACACCACCGTCGCGTTAAAGTTTCCTGCCAAGGCGAATCGCTCACAGCCGCGGgacgtgctggaggaggcggacggGAGCACGTCGGAGGCGTACTGGTGCTCTTGGGACCCTCTCCAGAAGGTCTACACACTTTTCTTCGCACTCAGCCGCTAG